One genomic region from Lineus longissimus chromosome 6, tnLinLong1.2, whole genome shotgun sequence encodes:
- the LOC135489030 gene encoding prominin-1-A-like isoform X2: MMDRAVFLLVCLVTLVSASSSGIPPQIIHDDDGNIADKESNITWAPLPTGSNYSSDITANDGGLRPLYEMAKKFLAVVQPNPFPYDLINQVLAGDMSAVLNDPMTVVTYAMGFAICFAIGILFVIIMPIVGCCFCCCRICGNCGGKKIQRSSDVNNCHRIAFTVLVFVMATFIMIPAACSLYANETTSKTMNNVGPLIVNNINDLETFLNNTILQLNHIALTNYNFTGKVMSRDLDNIGVLLGEEIRDSMKTQMNLDAAFNKIKALDVSLQALATTLNSADTNKGTFETEANTLKTQLGVQETNIINTKTKANCPSESQCSNLDTSVLAIDANPTNLASITAQVNKINSAKSKNLTSEWNTAMKDFEEIPTKVTADSETMRADVKKMIDDFYTTISDSLKSIEGLTSNLGMLTNTKNTIQSTAGEVKTYDKYRWYGGVALASVLFLIGGLQYLGCIIGACSYSSRTAPTDRGCLSNSSGAMLMASVGFCFIFSWLLMLLTSITFLIGGNMEKLACEPLMDPSYKIFKELIDKPDGPLGEGYFLGDMLLQDKTANLTMHGILDGCKNAGSAYNVLMLSHMFNLTELTDYKSKMDIEKQMKDSNNIDLSSVKVMTPSLKQTLEDFQAALNIDFATMITELSKDAAKTGLTAYADGLIAIANLPSMASSPAVNELITEAAALKNIDNNQVPKVNTAKAALIVDLQALQTQAPNVQADITAVTTALNDLDTYITNSAPDLINTKMLTYVTRLLGIIDSFVARTLDSVKNDVGICTPLWNLYNSILGTIVCKSVIDTLNGFWFSFGWATVFFIPAMIFSVKLNKYLRRCDYCGPDDGRRGKKGKPGRKHSQRFSGWNINYANKNKDAENYLKADSPIYSNKVAPGDDQEK; encoded by the exons ATGATGGATCGTGCAGTCTTTCTTCTCGTTTGTCTTGTGACTCTTGTCAGCGCCTCATCTTCCGGAATCCCCCCACAGATcattcatgatgatgatggaaatatagcAGATAAAGAGAGCAACATAACATGGGCACCACTGCCAACTGGCAGTAACTATTCATCAGATATTACAGCTAATGATGGTGGCCTTCGACCACTTTATGAAATGGCCAAAAAGTTTTTGGCTGTCGTCCAGCCAAATCCATTCCCCTATG ACTTGATCAACCAAGTGTTGGCTGGTGATATGAGTGCTGTTTTGAATGATCCAATGACT GTTGTAACCTATGCCATGGGGTTTGCCATCTGTTTTGCTATTGGTATactcttcgtcatcatcatgccGATCGTCGGTTGCTGTTTCTGCTGCTGTCGCATCTGCGGGAATTGTGGCGGGAAGAAAATACAGAGATCTTCTGATGTCAACAACTGTCATCGCATCGCATTCACTGTTCTTGTGTTTGTGATGGCCACTTTTATTAT GATCCCTGCAGCCTGCTCCTTATATGCCAATGAAACCACGTCGAAGACGATGAACAATGTTGGCCCTCTGATTGTCAATAACATCAATGATTTGGAGACTTTCCTTAACAATACCATCTTA CAACTTAACCATATTGCCCTCACCAATTACAACTTCACTGGAAAAGTTATGTCAAGAGATTTGGACA ACATAGGAGTTTTGCTTGGTGAAGAGATACGCGATTCAATGAAAACACAAATGAACTTGGATGCTGCATTTAACAAGATAAAGGCCCTGGATGTTT CGCTGCAGGCCCTTGCAACCACCTTGAATAGTGCGGACACCAATAAGGGCACCTTTGAGACAGAAGCCAACACGCTAAAGACGCAGTTAGGTGTTCAGGAAACTAACATCATTAACACAAAAACTAAGGCTAATTGCCCTAGCGAATCCCAGTGTTCTAATCTTGACACCAGTGTGCTTGCCATTGATGCCAACCCAACTAAT ctgGCCTCCATAACTGCTCAGGTCAATAAGATCAATAGTGCAAAATCTAAGAACCTTACATCGGAATGGAATACG GCCATGaaagattttgaagaaatcccAACGAAAGTGACAGCAGATTCTGAAACGATGAGGGCAGACGTCAAGAAAATGATTGATGACTTCTACACAACAATCTCTGACAGTCTCAAATCGATTGAGGGTCTCACAAGTAAT cTGGGGATGTTGACTAACACAAAGAATACAATTCAATCTACTGCTGGTGAGGTGAAGACATATGACAAGTACAG ATGGTATGGTGGGGTAGCCCTTGCTTCAGTTCTCTTCCTCATTGGTGGCTTGCAGTATCTTGGTTGTATCATTGGTGCCTGCTCGTACAGCTCCAGGACCGCACCCACAGACCGCGGCTGCCTCAGTAATAGTAGTGGAGCGATGCTAATGGC ATCTGTCGGCTTCTGCTTCATATTCTCCTGGTTGTTGATGCTACTGACCAGCATCACTTTCTTGATTGGTGGAAACATGGAGAAGCTAGCCTGTGAACCCTTGATGGACCCTTCCTATAAAATCTTCAAGGAG CTGATCGATAAGCCAGACGGCCCTTTGGGAGAAGGATATTTTCTTGGCGACATGCTACTTCAAGATAAAACAGCAAACTTGACAATGCATGGAATTCTCGA TGGTTGCAAGAATGCAGGATCTGCTTATAACGTCCTCATGCTAAGCCACATGTTCAACCTGACTGAACTCACCGACTACAAGAGT aaaatggatATTGAGAAGCAGATGAAAGATTCTAACAACATCGACCTGTCGTCTGTGAAAGTGATGACGCCATCACTAAAACAAACCCTGGAGGACTTCCAAGCTGCTCTCAATATCGACTTCGCCACAATGATAACTGAG CTCTCCAAAGATGCCGCCAAGACCGGACTCACAGCCTATGCTGATGGCCTCATAGCGATTGCTAACTTGCCTTCCATGGCGAGCTCTCCTGCGGTAAATGAACTGATTACAGAGGCCGCTGCTTTGAAGAACATTGACAATAACCAGGTTCCAAAAGTGAACACAGCAAAG GCTGCGTTGATTGTTGATCTACAAGCGTTACAAACTCAAGCTCCAAACGTCCAG GCCGATATCACGGCTGTAACGACAGCACTGAATGATCTCGATACGTACATCACAAATTCAGCACCGGACCTCATCAACACT AAAATGTTGACTTATGTGACAAGACTTCTTGGAATAATCGATTCCTTTGTGGCTAGAACTCTCGATTCG GTAAAAAATGATGTTGGAATTTGCACTCCTCTATGGAATCTGTACAATTCGATCTTGGGAACCATAGTGTGCAAGTCGGTGATCGATACCTTG AATGGTTTCTGGTTCAGTTTTGGCTGGGCGACCGTCTTCTTTATACCGGCCATGATATTCTCCGTCAAGTTGAACAAATACCTCAGAAGGTGTGATTATTGTGGACCAGATGA TGGCAGACGGGGAAAGAAAGGAAAACCAGGAAGAAA GCACAGTCAGAGATTTTCAGGCTGGAATATAAATTATGCCAATAA gaataaagATGCTGAAAACTATTTAAAAGCAGATAGCCCAATTTATAG TAATAAAGTTGCTCCTGGGGACGATCAGGAAAAGTG A
- the LOC135489030 gene encoding prominin-1-A-like isoform X6: MMDRAVFLLVCLVTLVSASSSGIPPQIIHDDDGNIADKESNITWAPLPTGSNYSSDITANDGGLRPLYEMAKKFLAVVQPNPFPYDLINQVLAGDMSAVLNDPMTVVTYAMGFAICFAIGILFVIIMPIVGCCFCCCRICGNCGGKKIQRSSDVNNCHRIAFTVLVFVMATFIMIPAACSLYANETTSKTMNNVGPLIVNNINDLETFLNNTILQLNHIALTNYNFTGKVMSRDLDNIGVLLGEEIRDSMKTQMNLDAAFNKIKALDVSLQALATTLNSADTNKGTFETEANTLKTQLGVQETNIINTKTKANCPSESQCSNLDTSVLAIDANPTNLASITAQVNKINSAKSKNLTSEWNTAMKDFEEIPTKVTADSETMRADVKKMIDDFYTTISDSLKSIEGLTSNLGMLTNTKNTIQSTAGEVKTYDKYRWYGGVALASVLFLIGGLQYLGCIIGACSYSSRTAPTDRGCLSNSSGAMLMASVGFCFIFSWLLMLLTSITFLIGGNMEKLACEPLMDPSYKIFKELIDKPDGPLGEGYFLGDMLLQDKTANLTMHGILDGCKNAGSAYNVLMLSHMFNLTELTDYKSKMDIEKQMKDSNNIDLSSVKVMTPSLKQTLEDFQAALNIDFATMITELSKDAAKTGLTAYADGLIAIANLPSMASSPAVNELITEAAALKNIDNNQVPKVNTAKAALIVDLQALQTQAPNVQADITAVTTALNDLDTYITNSAPDLINTKMLTYVTRLLGIIDSFVARTLDSVKNDVGICTPLWNLYNSILGTIVCKSVIDTLNGFWFSFGWATVFFIPAMIFSVKLNKYLRRCDYCGPDDGRRGKKGKPGRNNKVAPGDDQEKW, translated from the exons ATGATGGATCGTGCAGTCTTTCTTCTCGTTTGTCTTGTGACTCTTGTCAGCGCCTCATCTTCCGGAATCCCCCCACAGATcattcatgatgatgatggaaatatagcAGATAAAGAGAGCAACATAACATGGGCACCACTGCCAACTGGCAGTAACTATTCATCAGATATTACAGCTAATGATGGTGGCCTTCGACCACTTTATGAAATGGCCAAAAAGTTTTTGGCTGTCGTCCAGCCAAATCCATTCCCCTATG ACTTGATCAACCAAGTGTTGGCTGGTGATATGAGTGCTGTTTTGAATGATCCAATGACT GTTGTAACCTATGCCATGGGGTTTGCCATCTGTTTTGCTATTGGTATactcttcgtcatcatcatgccGATCGTCGGTTGCTGTTTCTGCTGCTGTCGCATCTGCGGGAATTGTGGCGGGAAGAAAATACAGAGATCTTCTGATGTCAACAACTGTCATCGCATCGCATTCACTGTTCTTGTGTTTGTGATGGCCACTTTTATTAT GATCCCTGCAGCCTGCTCCTTATATGCCAATGAAACCACGTCGAAGACGATGAACAATGTTGGCCCTCTGATTGTCAATAACATCAATGATTTGGAGACTTTCCTTAACAATACCATCTTA CAACTTAACCATATTGCCCTCACCAATTACAACTTCACTGGAAAAGTTATGTCAAGAGATTTGGACA ACATAGGAGTTTTGCTTGGTGAAGAGATACGCGATTCAATGAAAACACAAATGAACTTGGATGCTGCATTTAACAAGATAAAGGCCCTGGATGTTT CGCTGCAGGCCCTTGCAACCACCTTGAATAGTGCGGACACCAATAAGGGCACCTTTGAGACAGAAGCCAACACGCTAAAGACGCAGTTAGGTGTTCAGGAAACTAACATCATTAACACAAAAACTAAGGCTAATTGCCCTAGCGAATCCCAGTGTTCTAATCTTGACACCAGTGTGCTTGCCATTGATGCCAACCCAACTAAT ctgGCCTCCATAACTGCTCAGGTCAATAAGATCAATAGTGCAAAATCTAAGAACCTTACATCGGAATGGAATACG GCCATGaaagattttgaagaaatcccAACGAAAGTGACAGCAGATTCTGAAACGATGAGGGCAGACGTCAAGAAAATGATTGATGACTTCTACACAACAATCTCTGACAGTCTCAAATCGATTGAGGGTCTCACAAGTAAT cTGGGGATGTTGACTAACACAAAGAATACAATTCAATCTACTGCTGGTGAGGTGAAGACATATGACAAGTACAG ATGGTATGGTGGGGTAGCCCTTGCTTCAGTTCTCTTCCTCATTGGTGGCTTGCAGTATCTTGGTTGTATCATTGGTGCCTGCTCGTACAGCTCCAGGACCGCACCCACAGACCGCGGCTGCCTCAGTAATAGTAGTGGAGCGATGCTAATGGC ATCTGTCGGCTTCTGCTTCATATTCTCCTGGTTGTTGATGCTACTGACCAGCATCACTTTCTTGATTGGTGGAAACATGGAGAAGCTAGCCTGTGAACCCTTGATGGACCCTTCCTATAAAATCTTCAAGGAG CTGATCGATAAGCCAGACGGCCCTTTGGGAGAAGGATATTTTCTTGGCGACATGCTACTTCAAGATAAAACAGCAAACTTGACAATGCATGGAATTCTCGA TGGTTGCAAGAATGCAGGATCTGCTTATAACGTCCTCATGCTAAGCCACATGTTCAACCTGACTGAACTCACCGACTACAAGAGT aaaatggatATTGAGAAGCAGATGAAAGATTCTAACAACATCGACCTGTCGTCTGTGAAAGTGATGACGCCATCACTAAAACAAACCCTGGAGGACTTCCAAGCTGCTCTCAATATCGACTTCGCCACAATGATAACTGAG CTCTCCAAAGATGCCGCCAAGACCGGACTCACAGCCTATGCTGATGGCCTCATAGCGATTGCTAACTTGCCTTCCATGGCGAGCTCTCCTGCGGTAAATGAACTGATTACAGAGGCCGCTGCTTTGAAGAACATTGACAATAACCAGGTTCCAAAAGTGAACACAGCAAAG GCTGCGTTGATTGTTGATCTACAAGCGTTACAAACTCAAGCTCCAAACGTCCAG GCCGATATCACGGCTGTAACGACAGCACTGAATGATCTCGATACGTACATCACAAATTCAGCACCGGACCTCATCAACACT AAAATGTTGACTTATGTGACAAGACTTCTTGGAATAATCGATTCCTTTGTGGCTAGAACTCTCGATTCG GTAAAAAATGATGTTGGAATTTGCACTCCTCTATGGAATCTGTACAATTCGATCTTGGGAACCATAGTGTGCAAGTCGGTGATCGATACCTTG AATGGTTTCTGGTTCAGTTTTGGCTGGGCGACCGTCTTCTTTATACCGGCCATGATATTCTCCGTCAAGTTGAACAAATACCTCAGAAGGTGTGATTATTGTGGACCAGATGA TGGCAGACGGGGAAAGAAAGGAAAACCAGGAAGAAA TAATAAAGTTGCTCCTGGGGACGATCAGGAAAAGTG GTAA
- the LOC135489030 gene encoding prominin-1-A-like isoform X7, with protein sequence MMDRAVFLLVCLVTLVSASSSGIPPQIIHDDDGNIADKESNITWAPLPTGSNYSSDITANDGGLRPLYEMAKKFLAVVQPNPFPYDLINQVLAGDMSAVLNDPMTVVTYAMGFAICFAIGILFVIIMPIVGCCFCCCRICGNCGGKKIQRSSDVNNCHRIAFTVLVFVMATFIMIPAACSLYANETTSKTMNNVGPLIVNNINDLETFLNNTILQLNHIALTNYNFTGKVMSRDLDNIGVLLGEEIRDSMKTQMNLDAAFNKIKALDVSLQALATTLNSADTNKGTFETEANTLKTQLGVQETNIINTKTKANCPSESQCSNLDTSVLAIDANPTNLASITAQVNKINSAKSKNLTSEWNTAMKDFEEIPTKVTADSETMRADVKKMIDDFYTTISDSLKSIEGLTSNLGMLTNTKNTIQSTAGEVKTYDKYRWYGGVALASVLFLIGGLQYLGCIIGACSYSSRTAPTDRGCLSNSSGAMLMASVGFCFIFSWLLMLLTSITFLIGGNMEKLACEPLMDPSYKIFKELIDKPDGPLGEGYFLGDMLLQDKTANLTMHGILDGCKNAGSAYNVLMLSHMFNLTELTDYKSKMDIEKQMKDSNNIDLSSVKVMTPSLKQTLEDFQAALNIDFATMITELSKDAAKTGLTAYADGLIAIANLPSMASSPAVNELITEAAALKNIDNNQVPKVNTAKAALIVDLQALQTQAPNVQADITAVTTALNDLDTYITNSAPDLINTKMLTYVTRLLGIIDSFVARTLDSVKNDVGICTPLWNLYNSILGTIVCKSVIDTLNGFWFSFGWATVFFIPAMIFSVKLNKYLRRCDYCGPDDGRRGKKGKPGRNNKVAPGDDQEK encoded by the exons ATGATGGATCGTGCAGTCTTTCTTCTCGTTTGTCTTGTGACTCTTGTCAGCGCCTCATCTTCCGGAATCCCCCCACAGATcattcatgatgatgatggaaatatagcAGATAAAGAGAGCAACATAACATGGGCACCACTGCCAACTGGCAGTAACTATTCATCAGATATTACAGCTAATGATGGTGGCCTTCGACCACTTTATGAAATGGCCAAAAAGTTTTTGGCTGTCGTCCAGCCAAATCCATTCCCCTATG ACTTGATCAACCAAGTGTTGGCTGGTGATATGAGTGCTGTTTTGAATGATCCAATGACT GTTGTAACCTATGCCATGGGGTTTGCCATCTGTTTTGCTATTGGTATactcttcgtcatcatcatgccGATCGTCGGTTGCTGTTTCTGCTGCTGTCGCATCTGCGGGAATTGTGGCGGGAAGAAAATACAGAGATCTTCTGATGTCAACAACTGTCATCGCATCGCATTCACTGTTCTTGTGTTTGTGATGGCCACTTTTATTAT GATCCCTGCAGCCTGCTCCTTATATGCCAATGAAACCACGTCGAAGACGATGAACAATGTTGGCCCTCTGATTGTCAATAACATCAATGATTTGGAGACTTTCCTTAACAATACCATCTTA CAACTTAACCATATTGCCCTCACCAATTACAACTTCACTGGAAAAGTTATGTCAAGAGATTTGGACA ACATAGGAGTTTTGCTTGGTGAAGAGATACGCGATTCAATGAAAACACAAATGAACTTGGATGCTGCATTTAACAAGATAAAGGCCCTGGATGTTT CGCTGCAGGCCCTTGCAACCACCTTGAATAGTGCGGACACCAATAAGGGCACCTTTGAGACAGAAGCCAACACGCTAAAGACGCAGTTAGGTGTTCAGGAAACTAACATCATTAACACAAAAACTAAGGCTAATTGCCCTAGCGAATCCCAGTGTTCTAATCTTGACACCAGTGTGCTTGCCATTGATGCCAACCCAACTAAT ctgGCCTCCATAACTGCTCAGGTCAATAAGATCAATAGTGCAAAATCTAAGAACCTTACATCGGAATGGAATACG GCCATGaaagattttgaagaaatcccAACGAAAGTGACAGCAGATTCTGAAACGATGAGGGCAGACGTCAAGAAAATGATTGATGACTTCTACACAACAATCTCTGACAGTCTCAAATCGATTGAGGGTCTCACAAGTAAT cTGGGGATGTTGACTAACACAAAGAATACAATTCAATCTACTGCTGGTGAGGTGAAGACATATGACAAGTACAG ATGGTATGGTGGGGTAGCCCTTGCTTCAGTTCTCTTCCTCATTGGTGGCTTGCAGTATCTTGGTTGTATCATTGGTGCCTGCTCGTACAGCTCCAGGACCGCACCCACAGACCGCGGCTGCCTCAGTAATAGTAGTGGAGCGATGCTAATGGC ATCTGTCGGCTTCTGCTTCATATTCTCCTGGTTGTTGATGCTACTGACCAGCATCACTTTCTTGATTGGTGGAAACATGGAGAAGCTAGCCTGTGAACCCTTGATGGACCCTTCCTATAAAATCTTCAAGGAG CTGATCGATAAGCCAGACGGCCCTTTGGGAGAAGGATATTTTCTTGGCGACATGCTACTTCAAGATAAAACAGCAAACTTGACAATGCATGGAATTCTCGA TGGTTGCAAGAATGCAGGATCTGCTTATAACGTCCTCATGCTAAGCCACATGTTCAACCTGACTGAACTCACCGACTACAAGAGT aaaatggatATTGAGAAGCAGATGAAAGATTCTAACAACATCGACCTGTCGTCTGTGAAAGTGATGACGCCATCACTAAAACAAACCCTGGAGGACTTCCAAGCTGCTCTCAATATCGACTTCGCCACAATGATAACTGAG CTCTCCAAAGATGCCGCCAAGACCGGACTCACAGCCTATGCTGATGGCCTCATAGCGATTGCTAACTTGCCTTCCATGGCGAGCTCTCCTGCGGTAAATGAACTGATTACAGAGGCCGCTGCTTTGAAGAACATTGACAATAACCAGGTTCCAAAAGTGAACACAGCAAAG GCTGCGTTGATTGTTGATCTACAAGCGTTACAAACTCAAGCTCCAAACGTCCAG GCCGATATCACGGCTGTAACGACAGCACTGAATGATCTCGATACGTACATCACAAATTCAGCACCGGACCTCATCAACACT AAAATGTTGACTTATGTGACAAGACTTCTTGGAATAATCGATTCCTTTGTGGCTAGAACTCTCGATTCG GTAAAAAATGATGTTGGAATTTGCACTCCTCTATGGAATCTGTACAATTCGATCTTGGGAACCATAGTGTGCAAGTCGGTGATCGATACCTTG AATGGTTTCTGGTTCAGTTTTGGCTGGGCGACCGTCTTCTTTATACCGGCCATGATATTCTCCGTCAAGTTGAACAAATACCTCAGAAGGTGTGATTATTGTGGACCAGATGA TGGCAGACGGGGAAAGAAAGGAAAACCAGGAAGAAA TAATAAAGTTGCTCCTGGGGACGATCAGGAAAAGTG A
- the LOC135489030 gene encoding prominin-1-A-like isoform X1 produces the protein MMDRAVFLLVCLVTLVSASSSGIPPQIIHDDDGNIADKESNITWAPLPTGSNYSSDITANDGGLRPLYEMAKKFLAVVQPNPFPYDLINQVLAGDMSAVLNDPMTVVTYAMGFAICFAIGILFVIIMPIVGCCFCCCRICGNCGGKKIQRSSDVNNCHRIAFTVLVFVMATFIMIPAACSLYANETTSKTMNNVGPLIVNNINDLETFLNNTILQLNHIALTNYNFTGKVMSRDLDNIGVLLGEEIRDSMKTQMNLDAAFNKIKALDVSLQALATTLNSADTNKGTFETEANTLKTQLGVQETNIINTKTKANCPSESQCSNLDTSVLAIDANPTNLASITAQVNKINSAKSKNLTSEWNTAMKDFEEIPTKVTADSETMRADVKKMIDDFYTTISDSLKSIEGLTSNLGMLTNTKNTIQSTAGEVKTYDKYRWYGGVALASVLFLIGGLQYLGCIIGACSYSSRTAPTDRGCLSNSSGAMLMASVGFCFIFSWLLMLLTSITFLIGGNMEKLACEPLMDPSYKIFKELIDKPDGPLGEGYFLGDMLLQDKTANLTMHGILDGCKNAGSAYNVLMLSHMFNLTELTDYKSKMDIEKQMKDSNNIDLSSVKVMTPSLKQTLEDFQAALNIDFATMITELSKDAAKTGLTAYADGLIAIANLPSMASSPAVNELITEAAALKNIDNNQVPKVNTAKAALIVDLQALQTQAPNVQADITAVTTALNDLDTYITNSAPDLINTKMLTYVTRLLGIIDSFVARTLDSVKNDVGICTPLWNLYNSILGTIVCKSVIDTLNGFWFSFGWATVFFIPAMIFSVKLNKYLRRCDYCGPDDGRRGKKGKPGRKHSQRFSGWNINYANKNKDAENYLKADSPIYSNKVAPGDDQEKW, from the exons ATGATGGATCGTGCAGTCTTTCTTCTCGTTTGTCTTGTGACTCTTGTCAGCGCCTCATCTTCCGGAATCCCCCCACAGATcattcatgatgatgatggaaatatagcAGATAAAGAGAGCAACATAACATGGGCACCACTGCCAACTGGCAGTAACTATTCATCAGATATTACAGCTAATGATGGTGGCCTTCGACCACTTTATGAAATGGCCAAAAAGTTTTTGGCTGTCGTCCAGCCAAATCCATTCCCCTATG ACTTGATCAACCAAGTGTTGGCTGGTGATATGAGTGCTGTTTTGAATGATCCAATGACT GTTGTAACCTATGCCATGGGGTTTGCCATCTGTTTTGCTATTGGTATactcttcgtcatcatcatgccGATCGTCGGTTGCTGTTTCTGCTGCTGTCGCATCTGCGGGAATTGTGGCGGGAAGAAAATACAGAGATCTTCTGATGTCAACAACTGTCATCGCATCGCATTCACTGTTCTTGTGTTTGTGATGGCCACTTTTATTAT GATCCCTGCAGCCTGCTCCTTATATGCCAATGAAACCACGTCGAAGACGATGAACAATGTTGGCCCTCTGATTGTCAATAACATCAATGATTTGGAGACTTTCCTTAACAATACCATCTTA CAACTTAACCATATTGCCCTCACCAATTACAACTTCACTGGAAAAGTTATGTCAAGAGATTTGGACA ACATAGGAGTTTTGCTTGGTGAAGAGATACGCGATTCAATGAAAACACAAATGAACTTGGATGCTGCATTTAACAAGATAAAGGCCCTGGATGTTT CGCTGCAGGCCCTTGCAACCACCTTGAATAGTGCGGACACCAATAAGGGCACCTTTGAGACAGAAGCCAACACGCTAAAGACGCAGTTAGGTGTTCAGGAAACTAACATCATTAACACAAAAACTAAGGCTAATTGCCCTAGCGAATCCCAGTGTTCTAATCTTGACACCAGTGTGCTTGCCATTGATGCCAACCCAACTAAT ctgGCCTCCATAACTGCTCAGGTCAATAAGATCAATAGTGCAAAATCTAAGAACCTTACATCGGAATGGAATACG GCCATGaaagattttgaagaaatcccAACGAAAGTGACAGCAGATTCTGAAACGATGAGGGCAGACGTCAAGAAAATGATTGATGACTTCTACACAACAATCTCTGACAGTCTCAAATCGATTGAGGGTCTCACAAGTAAT cTGGGGATGTTGACTAACACAAAGAATACAATTCAATCTACTGCTGGTGAGGTGAAGACATATGACAAGTACAG ATGGTATGGTGGGGTAGCCCTTGCTTCAGTTCTCTTCCTCATTGGTGGCTTGCAGTATCTTGGTTGTATCATTGGTGCCTGCTCGTACAGCTCCAGGACCGCACCCACAGACCGCGGCTGCCTCAGTAATAGTAGTGGAGCGATGCTAATGGC ATCTGTCGGCTTCTGCTTCATATTCTCCTGGTTGTTGATGCTACTGACCAGCATCACTTTCTTGATTGGTGGAAACATGGAGAAGCTAGCCTGTGAACCCTTGATGGACCCTTCCTATAAAATCTTCAAGGAG CTGATCGATAAGCCAGACGGCCCTTTGGGAGAAGGATATTTTCTTGGCGACATGCTACTTCAAGATAAAACAGCAAACTTGACAATGCATGGAATTCTCGA TGGTTGCAAGAATGCAGGATCTGCTTATAACGTCCTCATGCTAAGCCACATGTTCAACCTGACTGAACTCACCGACTACAAGAGT aaaatggatATTGAGAAGCAGATGAAAGATTCTAACAACATCGACCTGTCGTCTGTGAAAGTGATGACGCCATCACTAAAACAAACCCTGGAGGACTTCCAAGCTGCTCTCAATATCGACTTCGCCACAATGATAACTGAG CTCTCCAAAGATGCCGCCAAGACCGGACTCACAGCCTATGCTGATGGCCTCATAGCGATTGCTAACTTGCCTTCCATGGCGAGCTCTCCTGCGGTAAATGAACTGATTACAGAGGCCGCTGCTTTGAAGAACATTGACAATAACCAGGTTCCAAAAGTGAACACAGCAAAG GCTGCGTTGATTGTTGATCTACAAGCGTTACAAACTCAAGCTCCAAACGTCCAG GCCGATATCACGGCTGTAACGACAGCACTGAATGATCTCGATACGTACATCACAAATTCAGCACCGGACCTCATCAACACT AAAATGTTGACTTATGTGACAAGACTTCTTGGAATAATCGATTCCTTTGTGGCTAGAACTCTCGATTCG GTAAAAAATGATGTTGGAATTTGCACTCCTCTATGGAATCTGTACAATTCGATCTTGGGAACCATAGTGTGCAAGTCGGTGATCGATACCTTG AATGGTTTCTGGTTCAGTTTTGGCTGGGCGACCGTCTTCTTTATACCGGCCATGATATTCTCCGTCAAGTTGAACAAATACCTCAGAAGGTGTGATTATTGTGGACCAGATGA TGGCAGACGGGGAAAGAAAGGAAAACCAGGAAGAAA GCACAGTCAGAGATTTTCAGGCTGGAATATAAATTATGCCAATAA gaataaagATGCTGAAAACTATTTAAAAGCAGATAGCCCAATTTATAG TAATAAAGTTGCTCCTGGGGACGATCAGGAAAAGTG GTAA